The Legionellales bacterium genome includes the window AAGAAATTCTCGATTTGGTGCAGGTAGTGAAAAATTATGCAGTGAACTTAAAGAGATCGCCACCAAAGATGAACTAATCAGCTACATAGACGCTCAAGCCAAAATTCGTTTGGACGATTTTTTTAATGCTGGGCGCGCTCAAGGTGAAGCGTTTGATAAAATTTACGATAACTTACGTCGCAGTAGAAATGACCGTGGATTAAGTAATTCTGAAATTGGTTTAGCTGCGGCACTATGGGCTGCTTATCACCATGGCATGGATATAACACATCTTGGTTTATCCCGTTATTTTCCTGATGTAGGCGAACCTCGGCATCTTGATGAACTGAGAGAGTTCATTCTCACTGCAGATGCATTAATTCTTTCCGGTCCTGTCTACTTTGGCGATCGTGGCTCATTGATTGGATCGTTTATTCGCTTTCTTCAAACTGATGAGACATGCAAAAATCATTTAAAAAACAAAATTTATGCCGGAATTGCCGTTGGTGCAAAACGTAATGGAGGCCAAGAAACTACGCTGATTTATCAATTATATGATATGACTCAACTGGGTATGCTGGCGGTTGGCAATGATAGTGATACCACAGCACAATATGGTGGGACCATTCAAGCCGGTGATGTTGGCTTTGCCTCCAGAGACATGTATGGAATTGATACTGCCTTAGGGGTTGGAAGAAGAGTGGCCGATGTTTTAACTTTACAAAATTTACCTACTCCACCTCACTCACTACCCAAAAAAACCAAGATTGCCCTTTGGTTATTAGAAGATGATATCAAACAACAAGGCGATACTCTCACTCAACAATTAATCCAAGAATTCACTCAAGACGACCAAATTGAATTTGTTTATCATAATTTTACTCAAGCTAATATTCGTCGTTGTATTGCTTGTGATTTATGCCCCACAGAATTTGCAGAAAAAGAAAACTACCGTTGCATTATTCAAACCAAGCACGACTTATTTACCCAAATGCATTCTGAAATTGTCAATGTGGACGCGATTATCTTAGTGGCATTTTGTCCAAAAAATCAAAATGAGCGGGTCACTACCTATCAAAAATTTATTGAGCGTACGCGCTATTTGCGCCGAGATAATTATGTGTTTGATAATTTATTAGCAACGGCATTAGTAATAGAAGAATTAGGCGGTTCAAGAGGATTACAAATTAGAATGTTAACTTCTCTCTTGCGTCACCACACGATTTTGCATGATGTATTGCGCGCTTATTCGCATGAAGGGCAATTATTCCGTTGGAATGAGTTGATCGATTCCGCTAAAAATTTCGCTGCACAGGCCAAAATATTGACTGCAAAACGTGAAACTCAAGAGCAGTCTCATCGAAATGTTTACTATAATCCTGTAGGTTATAAAATCAGTGCAGAACGATTTCATGAGCAACTTGAAAAATTTTCGCCCAGTCAGTCAACGATCGAACCTTTTGATCTGAAGATTAAAACTTAGTAGTGGAGTAAACTGTATGAGCTTTTTTTTCAAACGATTTACGATATTTATTTTACAATGTTTTTTTTGGTTTACATTATTTTCCATCCTGCTATTAGTGCTAACTTTTTCTGACCTTTCACTAGCACCATTTCGATATGC containing:
- a CDS encoding flavodoxin family protein codes for the protein MDNNIQSRPLILGISGSLRNSRFGAGSEKLCSELKEIATKDELISYIDAQAKIRLDDFFNAGRAQGEAFDKIYDNLRRSRNDRGLSNSEIGLAAALWAAYHHGMDITHLGLSRYFPDVGEPRHLDELREFILTADALILSGPVYFGDRGSLIGSFIRFLQTDETCKNHLKNKIYAGIAVGAKRNGGQETTLIYQLYDMTQLGMLAVGNDSDTTAQYGGTIQAGDVGFASRDMYGIDTALGVGRRVADVLTLQNLPTPPHSLPKKTKIALWLLEDDIKQQGDTLTQQLIQEFTQDDQIEFVYHNFTQANIRRCIACDLCPTEFAEKENYRCIIQTKHDLFTQMHSEIVNVDAIILVAFCPKNQNERVTTYQKFIERTRYLRRDNYVFDNLLATALVIEELGGSRGLQIRMLTSLLRHHTILHDVLRAYSHEGQLFRWNELIDSAKNFAAQAKILTAKRETQEQSHRNVYYNPVGYKISAERFHEQLEKFSPSQSTIEPFDLKIKT